In Pseudomonadota bacterium, a single window of DNA contains:
- the pip gene encoding prolyl aminopeptidase has product MKAPRTDHPTTDLHPPIDPHETGFLTVGDTAKHELYYEVSGNPNGLPALFLHGGPGGGTRPGVRQFFDPSRYRIVLLDQRGAGKSRPNVSENFDAALSDNTTGHLVADLEVLREHLGVSVWHLVLGGSWGSTLALAYAQTHPDRMKHLLLRGIFTFLRDEVDNLFRNGATALHYPEVWEAYRDFILKHPKLPEPPDDLLEGYRLLLANPDTRDAAASAFVAYELALSSAIRNEERITSTLATPATLIPFASLEVAYMLAGGFMSEGQLLDPEHLASLRDIEVSMVHGRADHVCLPTAAWRLHKALLAQGVSSRLWFVDGNGHSDSEPGIGGALRLEADRIAG; this is encoded by the coding sequence ATGAAAGCCCCCCGAACCGATCACCCCACCACCGACCTGCACCCGCCGATCGATCCCCACGAGACGGGCTTCCTCACCGTCGGCGACACGGCCAAGCACGAGCTCTACTACGAGGTCTCAGGTAACCCGAACGGCTTACCCGCGCTCTTCCTCCACGGCGGCCCAGGCGGCGGCACCCGCCCCGGCGTGCGCCAGTTCTTCGACCCCTCGCGTTACCGCATCGTCCTCCTCGACCAGCGCGGGGCCGGCAAGAGCCGCCCGAACGTCTCCGAGAACTTCGACGCCGCCCTCTCGGACAACACGACCGGCCATCTCGTCGCCGATCTCGAGGTGCTGCGCGAGCACCTGGGCGTGTCCGTCTGGCACCTGGTGCTCGGCGGCTCCTGGGGCTCCACCCTTGCCCTGGCCTACGCCCAGACTCACCCGGATCGGATGAAGCACCTGCTCCTACGCGGCATCTTCACCTTCTTGCGTGATGAGGTGGATAACCTCTTCCGCAACGGCGCGACGGCCTTGCACTATCCGGAGGTGTGGGAGGCGTACCGCGACTTCATCCTGAAGCACCCGAAGCTGCCTGAACCTCCCGACGACCTCCTCGAGGGCTACCGCCTTCTACTGGCCAACCCGGACACTCGTGATGCAGCCGCATCAGCGTTTGTCGCTTACGAGCTGGCGCTATCGTCGGCGATCCGCAATGAGGAGCGCATCACCAGTACGCTTGCGACGCCGGCCACCCTGATTCCCTTCGCGAGCTTGGAGGTGGCCTACATGCTGGCAGGCGGTTTCATGTCGGAGGGGCAACTGCTCGACCCTGAGCACCTGGCGAGTCTGCGCGACATCGAGGTGTCGATGGTGCACGGGCGAGCAGACCACGTGTGTCTGCCGACGGCTGCGTGGCGTCTGCACAAGGCGCTGTTGGCGCAAGGGGTCTCGAGCCGCCTGTGGTTCGTCGATGGCAATGGTCACTCCGACTCGGAGCCGGGCATCGGC
- a CDS encoding Lrp/AsnC family transcriptional regulator, whose translation MAKLLDRMDRSIIEILERDARASLADIGKAVGLTGPAVGERLRRMRESGQVHGYAARVSLAALGYSLQALVRIKPRSGQLQAVERMISSERRFVSCDRVTGEDCYVARLVVADIAELDEILLPMHDRAETTTSIVKSSIFADRLPPLKE comes from the coding sequence ATGGCGAAGCTGCTGGACAGAATGGACCGGTCCATCATCGAGATTCTCGAGCGAGATGCGCGCGCCAGCCTGGCGGACATCGGCAAGGCCGTGGGGCTGACGGGGCCTGCGGTCGGCGAGCGGCTGCGCCGGATGCGCGAGTCGGGTCAGGTGCACGGCTATGCGGCGCGCGTGAGCCTGGCGGCTCTCGGGTATTCGCTGCAGGCCCTGGTGAGGATAAAGCCACGTAGTGGGCAACTGCAGGCGGTGGAACGCATGATCAGCAGCGAGCGCAGGTTCGTGTCTTGCGATCGGGTCACGGGCGAGGACTGCTACGTGGCGCGACTGGTGGTGGCAGATATCGCTGAGCTGGACGAGATCCTGTTGCCCATGCACGATCGGGCCGAGACGACGACGTCGATCGTGAAGTCTTCGATCTTTGCGGATCGCCTGCCGCCACTTAAGGAATAG
- a CDS encoding PhzF family phenazine biosynthesis protein: protein MDVQRVAAFSQGTEGGNPAGVVLMEQAASEADMARVAADVGYSETAFAFPLDDGGKRWRVRYFSPESEVPFCGHATIALGAVLGRRGGAGAYSLTLNNATITVEAEGSSEEMFATLTSPPTSSGEATSQELQAALGLFSLTTADLDPRLAPARIHGGADHLLLPLKSRDTLARMHYELAEGRELMRAHGWVTVMLVFIEDERSFVARNAFASGGVLEDPATGAAAAAFAGYLRDQGWPHGGSFTIRQGEDMGSPSVIRVTLSDVIGSPVRVSGGVRNIARPTR, encoded by the coding sequence ATGGACGTGCAGAGAGTGGCCGCGTTCAGCCAAGGCACTGAGGGCGGCAATCCCGCCGGCGTGGTGCTCATGGAGCAGGCGGCAAGCGAGGCGGACATGGCGCGGGTGGCCGCAGACGTCGGCTACTCAGAGACCGCTTTCGCCTTCCCACTGGACGACGGCGGCAAGCGGTGGCGAGTGCGTTACTTCTCGCCGGAGTCGGAGGTGCCCTTCTGCGGGCATGCCACCATCGCCCTTGGCGCCGTGCTCGGCCGACGGGGAGGTGCCGGTGCGTACTCGCTGACGCTGAACAACGCGACGATCACCGTGGAGGCTGAGGGGTCGTCGGAGGAGATGTTCGCCACCCTGACCTCACCTCCTACCAGTAGCGGCGAAGCCACTTCGCAAGAGTTGCAGGCGGCACTAGGGCTGTTCTCGTTGACGACAGCCGATCTCGATCCACGCCTTGCGCCCGCGAGAATCCACGGCGGAGCGGATCACCTGCTACTGCCACTGAAGTCGCGCGATACCCTTGCGCGCATGCACTACGAGCTTGCTGAGGGTCGCGAGCTGATGCGCGCGCACGGGTGGGTGACGGTGATGCTCGTCTTCATCGAAGACGAGCGGTCGTTCGTGGCGCGCAACGCCTTTGCCTCGGGTGGTGTTCTTGAGGATCCCGCCACTGGGGCGGCGGCGGCCGCCTTCGCCGGCTATCTGCGGGACCAGGGCTGGCCCCACGGTGGGTCGTTCACGATTCGCCAGGGGGAGGACATGGGGAGCCCCTCGGTCATTCGAGTCACGCTAAGCGATGTGATAGGAAGCCCTGTAAGGGTCTCTGGTGGCGTGCGCAATATCGCCCGTCCCACCCGGTGA